The Labeo rohita strain BAU-BD-2019 chromosome 19, IGBB_LRoh.1.0, whole genome shotgun sequence genome window below encodes:
- the erf gene encoding ETS domain-containing transcription factor ERF isoform X1, translating to MKTPGDTGFAFPDWAYKPESSPGSRQIQLWHFILELLRKEEYHDVIAWQGDYGEFVIKDPDEVARLWGARKCKPQMNYDKLSRALRYYYNKRILHKTKGKRFTYKFNFNKLVLVNYPFIDMGSAGSGVPQSAPPVPSGVSTHFRFPPSTPSDVLSPSEELRSPGVFSAVPRRIARGSVSDCSDGTSTNSELEETGIAPGDDRPADRAFRNLLHPRLSHDSLFRVYGAPPNPAGLSRSGPHAPPHRVHPEPLSPFPVSPLPGPGGLLAPALSPALSMTPTSHMPYTPSPSLSPMLGSHFSFNPEDMKRYLQAHTQSVYNYHLSPRAFLHYPNIVIPQPQRPDKGLGGPAGVGPHLPSHPLHHQAEEPHLSPFKFKLQPPPLGRKQREGPNPAPNSGSAAASFSYSGEPGSASNSASSGMMTNNLTPAGPPKIKVEPISDMESEEEVEVTDISEEEHEDDECDVFSPPHPNGGLAPPPNHDRMTDDDDLEEDVFKTPAAPTSGLGVNLLGLKAEPRELNLGQGAPVSPGGTRCIPLKLRFKRRWSEDQRMEAGTEEAEDKKSRAEREDLTQEVEPKLGEENGDRKSPETLAAPLGTGQRRVSSELQRATAQLSLENNVC from the exons GGTTTGCCTTCCCAGACTGGGCCTACAAGCCGGAATCAAGTCCTGGTTCCAGACAGATCCAGCTCTGGCACTTCATCCTCGAGCTGCTGCGCAAGGAGGAGTACCATGATGTCATCGCCTGGCAGGGAGACTACGGCGAGTTCGTCATCAAAGACCCGGACGAAGTGGCACGACTGTGGGGCGCTCGCAAGTGCAAGCCCCAGATGAATTACGACAAGCTCAGCCGAGCGCTCAG ATACTACTACAACAAAAGGATCTTGCATAAGACCAAAGGGAAAAGATTCACCTACAAGTTCAACTTCAACAAGCTGGTGCTGGTCAACTATCCCTTCATTGACATGGGCTCTGCAG GTTCTGGTGTTCCACAAAGTGCTCCGCCTGTCCCATCTGGCGTAAGCACTCATTTCCGCTTCCCTCCATCCACGCCGTCGGACGTCCTCTCTCCTAGCGAGGAACTGCGCAGTCCCGGTGTCTTCAGTGCTGTGCCTCGACGCATAGCTCGTGGCTCTGTCTCCGACTGCAGCGATGGCACCTCCACCAACTCGGAGCTTGAGGAAACTGGCATAGCTCCCGGTGACGACCGCCCGGCCGACCGTGCCTTCAGAAACCTGCTCCATCCACGCTTGTCCCACGACTCCTTGTTCCGTGTCTACGGCGCACCACCCAACCCAGCTGGGCTCTCCAGGAGCGGGCCCCATGCGCCCCCACACAGGGTCCACCCTGAACCCTTGTCACCATTCCCAGTGTCCCCTCTCCCAGGCCCTGGAGGCTTGCTGGCTCCTGCTCTTTCTCCAGCTCTCTCCATGACCCCTACATCTCACATGCCCTACACACCTTCTCCATCCCTGTCACCCATGCTGGGCTCCCACTTCTCGTTCAATCCAGAAGACATGAAGCGCTACCTGCAAGCTCACACTCAGAGTGTCTACAACTATCATCTGAGTCCTCGTGCGTTCTTGCACTACCCCAACATCGTCATCCCTCAGCCTCAGCGCCCGGACAAGGGACTGGGAGGACCTGCAGGTGTAGGTCCACACCTGCCAAGTCACCCTCTGCACCACCAGGCTGAGGAGCCTCATCTATCTCCATTCAAGTTTAAGTTACAGCCACCACCACTGGGTCGCAAACAGAGAGAAGGACCAAACCCGGCACCAAATTCTGGAAGCGCTGCTGCTTCCTTTTCTTACAGCGGGGAGCCTGGTTCGGCCTCAAACTCTGCTTCATCTGGAATGATGACCAACAACTTAACCCCAGCTGGTCCACCAAAGATCAAG GTTGAGCCCATCTCAGACATGGAATCGGAGGAAGAAGTCGAGGTCACCGACATCAGCGAGGAGGAGCATGAAGACGATGAATGTGATGTCTTTTCCCCTCCCCACCCCAACGGTGGCCTCGCCCCTCCACCCAACCACGATCGCAtgactgatgatgatgatctCGAGGAAGACGTCTTCAAGACCCCAGCTGCCCCTACCTCAGGGCTTGGGGTAAACCTTTTAGGTCTTAAAGCAGAACCCCGAGAGCTAAACCTGGGCCAGGGTGCTCCTGTTAGCCCCGGGGGTACACGCTGCATCCCTCTGAAGCTGCGTTTTAAACGCCGCTGGAGTGAGGACCAGCGAATGGAGGCGGGAACCGAAGAGGCTGAGGACAAGAAGAGCAGGGCTGAGAGGGAGGATCTTACCCAGGAGGTGGAGCCTAAACTGGGGGAGGAAAATGGAGACCGGAAGAGTCCGGAAACTTTGGCTGCGCCCCTGGGGACGGGCCAGAGGAGGGTGAGCTCGGAGCTGCAGCGAGCGACAGCACAGCTGTCTTTAGAAAACAACGTTTGCTGA
- the erf gene encoding ETS domain-containing transcription factor ERF isoform X2, producing MKTPGDTDWAYKPESSPGSRQIQLWHFILELLRKEEYHDVIAWQGDYGEFVIKDPDEVARLWGARKCKPQMNYDKLSRALRYYYNKRILHKTKGKRFTYKFNFNKLVLVNYPFIDMGSAGSGVPQSAPPVPSGVSTHFRFPPSTPSDVLSPSEELRSPGVFSAVPRRIARGSVSDCSDGTSTNSELEETGIAPGDDRPADRAFRNLLHPRLSHDSLFRVYGAPPNPAGLSRSGPHAPPHRVHPEPLSPFPVSPLPGPGGLLAPALSPALSMTPTSHMPYTPSPSLSPMLGSHFSFNPEDMKRYLQAHTQSVYNYHLSPRAFLHYPNIVIPQPQRPDKGLGGPAGVGPHLPSHPLHHQAEEPHLSPFKFKLQPPPLGRKQREGPNPAPNSGSAAASFSYSGEPGSASNSASSGMMTNNLTPAGPPKIKVEPISDMESEEEVEVTDISEEEHEDDECDVFSPPHPNGGLAPPPNHDRMTDDDDLEEDVFKTPAAPTSGLGVNLLGLKAEPRELNLGQGAPVSPGGTRCIPLKLRFKRRWSEDQRMEAGTEEAEDKKSRAEREDLTQEVEPKLGEENGDRKSPETLAAPLGTGQRRVSSELQRATAQLSLENNVC from the exons ACTGGGCCTACAAGCCGGAATCAAGTCCTGGTTCCAGACAGATCCAGCTCTGGCACTTCATCCTCGAGCTGCTGCGCAAGGAGGAGTACCATGATGTCATCGCCTGGCAGGGAGACTACGGCGAGTTCGTCATCAAAGACCCGGACGAAGTGGCACGACTGTGGGGCGCTCGCAAGTGCAAGCCCCAGATGAATTACGACAAGCTCAGCCGAGCGCTCAG ATACTACTACAACAAAAGGATCTTGCATAAGACCAAAGGGAAAAGATTCACCTACAAGTTCAACTTCAACAAGCTGGTGCTGGTCAACTATCCCTTCATTGACATGGGCTCTGCAG GTTCTGGTGTTCCACAAAGTGCTCCGCCTGTCCCATCTGGCGTAAGCACTCATTTCCGCTTCCCTCCATCCACGCCGTCGGACGTCCTCTCTCCTAGCGAGGAACTGCGCAGTCCCGGTGTCTTCAGTGCTGTGCCTCGACGCATAGCTCGTGGCTCTGTCTCCGACTGCAGCGATGGCACCTCCACCAACTCGGAGCTTGAGGAAACTGGCATAGCTCCCGGTGACGACCGCCCGGCCGACCGTGCCTTCAGAAACCTGCTCCATCCACGCTTGTCCCACGACTCCTTGTTCCGTGTCTACGGCGCACCACCCAACCCAGCTGGGCTCTCCAGGAGCGGGCCCCATGCGCCCCCACACAGGGTCCACCCTGAACCCTTGTCACCATTCCCAGTGTCCCCTCTCCCAGGCCCTGGAGGCTTGCTGGCTCCTGCTCTTTCTCCAGCTCTCTCCATGACCCCTACATCTCACATGCCCTACACACCTTCTCCATCCCTGTCACCCATGCTGGGCTCCCACTTCTCGTTCAATCCAGAAGACATGAAGCGCTACCTGCAAGCTCACACTCAGAGTGTCTACAACTATCATCTGAGTCCTCGTGCGTTCTTGCACTACCCCAACATCGTCATCCCTCAGCCTCAGCGCCCGGACAAGGGACTGGGAGGACCTGCAGGTGTAGGTCCACACCTGCCAAGTCACCCTCTGCACCACCAGGCTGAGGAGCCTCATCTATCTCCATTCAAGTTTAAGTTACAGCCACCACCACTGGGTCGCAAACAGAGAGAAGGACCAAACCCGGCACCAAATTCTGGAAGCGCTGCTGCTTCCTTTTCTTACAGCGGGGAGCCTGGTTCGGCCTCAAACTCTGCTTCATCTGGAATGATGACCAACAACTTAACCCCAGCTGGTCCACCAAAGATCAAG GTTGAGCCCATCTCAGACATGGAATCGGAGGAAGAAGTCGAGGTCACCGACATCAGCGAGGAGGAGCATGAAGACGATGAATGTGATGTCTTTTCCCCTCCCCACCCCAACGGTGGCCTCGCCCCTCCACCCAACCACGATCGCAtgactgatgatgatgatctCGAGGAAGACGTCTTCAAGACCCCAGCTGCCCCTACCTCAGGGCTTGGGGTAAACCTTTTAGGTCTTAAAGCAGAACCCCGAGAGCTAAACCTGGGCCAGGGTGCTCCTGTTAGCCCCGGGGGTACACGCTGCATCCCTCTGAAGCTGCGTTTTAAACGCCGCTGGAGTGAGGACCAGCGAATGGAGGCGGGAACCGAAGAGGCTGAGGACAAGAAGAGCAGGGCTGAGAGGGAGGATCTTACCCAGGAGGTGGAGCCTAAACTGGGGGAGGAAAATGGAGACCGGAAGAGTCCGGAAACTTTGGCTGCGCCCCTGGGGACGGGCCAGAGGAGGGTGAGCTCGGAGCTGCAGCGAGCGACAGCACAGCTGTCTTTAGAAAACAACGTTTGCTGA